One Bombus pyrosoma isolate SC7728 linkage group LG11, ASM1482585v1, whole genome shotgun sequence DNA segment encodes these proteins:
- the LOC122573008 gene encoding teneurin-m isoform X3 produces MNYSQGKGRLYPAYSLSGSEGEENSPSLRGRAPAYPQNNHQTTQSHLNHYNASQHKQRAYQQQQQHPLYHMPSTGAGLSDTPTSGNASDETLTDSDLITVARDSALLVHNGCLLDNSAPRGPPDVPPRNPTMSRVNGRLPGSHAASDHERDPDLQPSCLVRTSSGGFYSIPKIPKNEYNNKNQSTGNSPIKVELQNNMDRVPLPYGHAPSMIPMRRQSIRCHFVKGVDWCSWKLIAMILLIVSLCITAALAYVVVSSILNRSYQSTKTCAVLVGENSDTKPLSSDGNKTSSSATASSSQSSGRTRQQASSGGSINPSASMLEHAYTRKRRDTFNQHALHQTVASREREQLSSTVTNEPTSQFNEDRPGMVNVHETEHADDQKSSSSLPLSSTSPLGSLLRANVSDSSVITNNYTTAATSSSVHPAASDSFVSLNDQPPESQINNDFTQSESDNLDSIVVTTESIIENRATTDSITEFSEFGESSGDNGNAQTSETFVPRASSFGTFSVDIESNEFNVESITVKHSFNEGSTGSSVVEVAQKDLELNVENNRQLLENDRERNKESFEKNKYTNNTSLSADFKYDESSVNLTKVKLQKNDTEGDRKLLENNKYINYTTSPTHVETDEVIANLTGMKSIENDRKLLENHISTNNTTFFADVTEYDMNVTDSLTVSTSSTKNDFEANIVPALVVEHVDVASSLSTPKDEKDGKNLGTESTAPNGPQDRRNASSSDDFSDVVKETRELSREDSSSESETLPSHVNSPEKSEELQRDYPVYNYGQDEVEIVKLNHEIAEDRTTLKNKKLDRFLENELKTNNVPQKSNLVHQTGDLRVITREESNEEFLREFEKMFHEKSAEVDAINEDSYKKVHDNFNNMQSTSKSKSDSLPPRRIYHEKSSETDSIHDDSLKKTHDASNNIQAPIKPNSESSPPLTQQVKIIEVPVDRLHRSSSGSPSSSSSSSSSSSSHRVLVNITIASGDSASSKPLYVLSVSVPTNGDDVNDKQAAKVNVDEVKVHETPVESASSMAKNSVANSEDNRLPPPPQPPSSPPPPIWAGGECECSCPCMGSSSDEWDPFSAIDDTLNFEDQPHNLNLSMDEIDERQESAVFDGVTLKQMDSKDGKETSVSLEKESVKEGTSTSYENDYESTTEESTGTVDWTTTPSYEDESSSVGLSCSGTTPLPPEPTILILEGARTFPARSFPPDGTTFAQVGLGQKLSKEIPPYSYWNMQFYQSEAAYVRFDYNIPRGASIGVYARRNALPTHTQYDLLEVLSGFKARTTRASHVSVIPSIKKEVTHYMEPGHWFLSLYNDDGDPQEVSFIAMIAEDMTHNCPNGCSGKGECLLGHCQCNPGFGGDDCSESVCPVLCSQRGEYINGECQCNPGWKGKECSLRHDECEVPDCNGHGHCTNGKCNCVRGYKGKYCEEVDCPHPTCSGHGFCAEGTCICKKGWKGADCSQMDKEALQCLPDCSGHGNFDLETQTCLCEPMWSGDDCSKELCDLDCGPHGHCVDNACDCLPGWSGELCNLKQCDPRCNEHGQCKNGTCLCVTGWNGKHCTMEGCPNSCSGHGQCRVGNDGQWECRCYDGWDGKDCNVLLEQNCNDGRDNDKDGLIDCADPECCSNHICRSSQLCVSAPKPIDILLRKQPPAITASFFERMKFLIDEGSLQNYARQETFNESRSAVVRGRVVTHLGTGLMGVRVSTSTPLEGFTLTRDDGWFDLLVNGGGAVTLQFGRSPFKPQSHIVFVPWNEVVIIDKIVMSTAEEKQTSHIPYACAAHDYDLMKPVVLATWKHGFQGACPDKSAILAESQVIQESLQIPGTGLNLVYHSSRAAGYLSTIQLQLTPEVIPPTLNLIHLRITIEGILFEKTFEADPVIKFTYAWNRLNVYRQRVYGVTTAMVKVGYEYNDCKDIIWDVQTTKLSGHDMSISEVGGWNLDIHHRYNFHEGILQKGDGSNIYLKQKPRVILTTMGDGHQRSLDCYDCDRQAEASNQRLLAPVALATASDGSIFVGDFNLVRKILVDGTVRTVVRLNATRVSYRYHIALSPLDGSLYISDPESHQIIRVRDTNDYSEPDHNWETVVGSGERCLPGDEAHCGDGALARDAKLAYPKGVAVSADNVLYFADGTNIRMVDRDGIITTVIGNHMHKSHWKPIPCEGTLNVEEVHLRWPTELAINPLDNSLHMIDDHMVLQLAPDGRVKVVAGRPLHCASPSSSFDTELATHATLVMPQSIAFGPSGNLYIAESDSQRINRVRVIGTDGKISPYAGAESKCNCLERGCDCFDADHYLASTSKFNTISAVAVSPDGVVHIGDQANYRIRSVMASIPDASGAREYEIYSPDTQEIYVFNRFGQHVATKNILTGEIVYQFTYNVNTSNGKLSTVTDAAGNKVFLLRDYSSQVNSIENTKGQKCRLRMSRMKMLHELSTPDNYNVTFDYHGPTGLLKTKLDSTGRSYVYNYDEFGRLTSAVTPTGEVISLTFDLSLKGAVVKVGQNNRKPISMLIKGSSVVTKVGEAEQRTTVLSDGSVGQVTPWAHTVSTDTLPYSVLAEIEPLLGESYPVPAKQRTEIAGDLANRFEWRYFLRKFQGNKYRSESKTVAQVGRKLRINGDILLSLEYDRETNSVAVFMDDDAELLNVTYDRTARPVKWGPRNGIFSGVELEYDRFSRLTSWTWGDISETYGFDRAGRLYEIKYSDGTSMVYAFKDMFSSLPLKVTTPRGSDYLLQYDEAGALQSLTTPRGHIHAFSLQTSLGFYKYQYYSPMNRHPYEILYNDDGQILAKVYPHQSGKVAYVYDHTGKLETTLAGLSSIHYTYQETTSLVHSIDINEPNFEMRIEYKYHAGIVKDEKIKFGSKSGLDNARYRYQYDGNARISGIEVDINGKQLPQLRLKYNQNLGILEGVGDLRIYRNLFNRSVMQDSSKQFFTVTDYDEHGRVKTVLMNIRSLDVFRMELEYDNRNRIKMRKLSIGKDAMEKKEWTKMEKITYNADGHVLEVADTENNWQYAYDENGNVIGVTEHNEKIALGYDSGDRVVQYGDVEFNSYDGRGFVVIRGEHKYRYNSRGQLIHASEHKKFQIWYFYDDRGRLVAWNDDRENITQFFYANPKTPDLITHIHFPKSSKTFRFLYDSRNFLMTVETSEQRFYVATDQNGSPLALFDTNGNLIKEMRRTPFGKIIKDTNPDFYLPIDFHGGLLDPNTKLVYLNKRLYDPTVGQWMTPAWEQMANELTTPTDIFIYRFRNNDPINFKQNVEYMTDLASWLKLYGYDISAMLGSEYMKQMVYQPSATITSPQLTPDFGVMSGLQCIVNRVHEKFSDLGFVPKPLLKLEPKTRNLLPRVAHRRAVFGEGILVSRVGGRSLVSVVDGVNSVVQDVVTSVFNNSYFLPLHFSVHDQDVFYFVKDNALKIRDDMEELRRLGGMFNVSTHETTEHGAGTWKELRLHNPDAAVVIKYGADPEQERHRILKHAHKRAVERAWEIEKQLVMAGFQGRGDWSKEEKDELISRGTVSGYEGVDIHSVHRYPQLADDPGNVAFTRDTKRKRRKSGNRRNRIHRHDS; encoded by the exons GGTGTTTGTTGGACAATTCGGCGCCGCGGGGCCCGCCCGATGTGCCACCCCGTAACCCTACAATGAGCCGCGTCAACGGAAGATTGCCAGGAAGCCACGCAGCCAGCGATCACGAGCGTGATCCCGACCTCCAGCCGTCCTGCCTCGTACGCACTTCATCAGGCGGCTTCTACAGTATACCAA AGATACCGAAGAATGAGTACAACAACAAGAATCAGTCCACGGGGAATAGTCCAATAAAAGTCGAGCTGCAGAACAACATGGACAG GGTACCTTTACCGTATGGCCACGCGCCCTCAATGATCCCAATGAGGAGACAAAGCATTCGCTGCCATTTTGTCAAAGGGGTTGACTGGTGCAGCTGGAAATTAATTGCCATGATACTGCTTATTGTCTCGCTGTGTATAACGGCGGCACTAGCCTACGTAGTAG TTTCCAGCATACTGAACCGGTCGTACCAAAGCACGAAAACGTGCGCAGTTCTGGTTGGCGAGAACTCGGATACAAAACCACTGTCCTCGGACGGAAACAAGACCTCTTCTTCAGCAACCGCGTCCTCGTCGCAGTCGAGCGGGCGAACACGGCAACAAGCATCCTCAGGAGGTAGTATTAACCCATCGGCTAGCATGTTAGAGCACGCGTACACCCGTAAACGTAGGGACACGTTTAACCAGCATGCGTTGCACCAAACTGTCGCATCCCGCGAACGTGAACAGCTCTCGTCGACCGTGACAAACGAACCGACGTCACAGTTCAACGAGGATCGTCCTGGTATGGTTAATGTGCATGAAACGGAGCATGCGGACGATCAAAAATCTTCTTCGTCGTTGCCTTTGTCATCAACGAGTCCATTGGGATCGTTGCTTCGTGCGAATGTCTCTGACTCTTCGGTTATTACTAATAATTACACCACTGCCGCTACATCCTCCTCTGTTCACCCTGCTGCTAGTGACTCTTTCGTTTCACTTAACGACCAACCTCCAGAGAGTCAAATCAACAACGATTTCACGCAGTCTGAGTCGGATAATTTAGATTCGATTGTTGTCACTACAGAATCGATCATTGAGAATCGGGCTACAACAGATTCGATCACCGAATTTAGCGAGTTTGGTGAGTCGAGTGGAGACAATGGTAACGCTCAGACTAGTGAAACTTTCGTCCCTAGGGCGTCCAGTTTTGGAACGTTCTCGGTAGACATAGAATCGAACGAGTTTAACGTCGAATCGATCACCGTGAAACATTCGTTCAACGAGGGTAGTACTGGTAGTAGTGTTGTAGAAGTTGCACAGAaagatttagaattaaatGTAGAGAATAATAGACAGTTACTAGAAAACGATAGAGAACGTAATAAAGAATCGtttgaaaagaataaatacaCAAATAATACGTCTTTGTCCGCGGATTTCAAATATGACGAATCCAGTGTGAATCTTACTAAAGTAAAGTTACAAAAGAACGATACAGAGGGCGATAGAaagttattagaaaataataagtaCATCAATTACACTACTTCGCCCACGCATGTCGAAACTGACGAGGTCATCGCGAATCTCACTGGCATGAAATCAATAGAGAACGATAGAAAGTTACTAGAAAACCATATATCTACAAATAACACGACTTTCTTTGCGGATGTCACTGAGTATGATATGAATGTCACCGATTCGTTAACCGTAAGTACAAGTTCAACAAAGAATGATTTCGAAGCAAATATTGTGCCAGCGCTGGTAGTAGAGCACGTAGATGTGGCTAGTTCGTTAAGCACCCCGAAGGACGAGAAAGACGGTAAGAATCTGGGAACTGAAAGTACTGCTCCGAACGGACCACAGGATCGCAGGAACGCGAGTTCTTCCGATGATTTTTCGGATGTTGTGAAGGAAACACGAGAACTCTCCCGAGAAGATTCTTCGTCCGAGTCTGAAACTTTGCCCAGTCATGTGAACAGTCCTGAGAAATCCGAAGAATTACAGAGAGACTATCCTGTTTATAATTACGGGCAAGACGAGGTGGAAATTGTCAAATTAAATCATGAAATAGCTGAAGATCGTACCACATTGAAGAACAAGAAGCTGGACCGTTTTTTGGAGAATGAATTGAAGACCAACAATGTTCCTCAGAAATCAAATTTGGTGCATCAGACTGGTGATCTGAGGGTTATCACTAGAGAAGAGAGTAACGAGGAGTTCTTGAGAGAGTTTGAGAAAATGTTTCACGAAAAATCTGCAGAGGTTGACGCTATAAACGAAGATTCATATAAAAAAGTGcacgataattttaataacatgcAATCTACAAGTAAATCTAAGTCCGATTCACTACCACCGCGGAGAATTTATCACGAAAAATCTTCAGAAACCGATTCTATACACGACGATTCGCTGAAAAAGACACACGATGCTTCTAACAATATTCAAGCTCCGATCAAACCTAACTCTGAATCGTCACCACCATTGACACAGCAAGTGAAGATCATCGAAGTACCAGTCGATCGTCTTCATCGATCTTCATCAGGTTCACCAAGTTCATCGAGCTCTTCATCTTCATCCTCATCATCGCATCGGGTGCTTGTGAACATCACGATAGCTTCTGGAGACTCGGCTTCCTCGAAACCGCTTTACGTGCTGTCTGTCTCTGTCCCAACCAATGGTGACGATGTCAATGACAAACAAGCCGCTAAAGTAAACGTGGACGAGGTTAAGGTTCACGAGACACCTGTGGAAAGTGCTTCGAGCATGGCAAAGAACTCTGTCGCGAATTCTGAGGACAATCGATTGCCTCCGCCGCCTCAGCCACCATCTTCTCCACCGCCACCAATTTGGGCTGGTGGCGAGTGCGAGTGCTCATGTCCATGCATGGGCTCATCCTCTGATGAGTGGGATCCATTTTCAGCCATAGATGATACCCTGAACTTCGAGGATCAACCACATAATTTGAATCTTTCGATGGATGAAATAGATGAGCGTCAAGAGTCTGCAGTGTTTGATGGGGTCACACTGAAACAGATGGACTCTAAGGACGGAAAGGAAACTTCTGTAAGTTTGGAGAAGGAGTCCGTAAAAGAAGGAACGAGTACGAGCTATGAGAATGATTATGAATCGACGACTGAGGAGAGTACTGGGACTGTTGACTGGACTACTACTCCGAGTTATGAGGATGAGTCGAGCAGTGTAGGCTTGTCGTGTTCTGGGACAACGCCATTACCCCCAGAACCCACTATACTGATCCTGGAAG GTGCAAGAACTTTCCCCGCCAGGTCCTTTCCACCTGACGGCACGACTTTCGCCCAAGTGGGTCTCGGACAGAAGCTCAGCAAAGAGATTCCACCATACAGCTACTGGAACATGCAATTCTACCAGTCGGAAGCCGCGTACGTGCGATTCGACTATAATATTCCTCGTGGAGCCAGTATCGGCGTTTACGCAAGAAGAAACGCTCTTCCTACGCACACGCAGTACGATCTTCTGGAAGTACTGAGTGGTTTCAAGGCCAGAACCACACGGGCGTCCCATGTTAGTGTTATT CCATCGATCAAGAAGGAAGTGACGCACTATATGGAGCCTGGTCATTGGTTCCTTTCGTTGTACAATGACGACGGTGATCCTCAGGAAGTGTCGTTTATAGCTATGATCGCGGAAGACATGACGCACAATTGTCCGAATGGCTGTAGTGGAAAGGGCGAATGTCTGCTGGGTCACTGCCAATGTAATCCTGGTTTCGGTGGCGACGATTGCAGCGAGAGCGTTTGTCCTGTTCTTTGTAGTCAACGCG GCGAGTACATAAACGGAGAGTGCCAATGCAACCCTGGCTGGAAGGGCAAGGAATGTTCCCTGCGACACGACGAATGCGAAGTGCCTGATTGTAACGGACACGGCCATTGCACCAATGGAAAGTGCAATTGCGTACGTGGCTACAAAGGAAAGTATTGCGAGGAAGTGGACTGCCCTCATCCGACTTGCTCTGGCCATGGTTTCTGCGCGGAGGGCACCTGCATTTGTAAGAAGGGGTGGAAAGGAGCAGATTGTAGCCAGATGGACAAAGAAGCGTTACAGTGTCTGCCCGATTGCAGCGGGCATGGAAATTTCGATCTTGAGACGCAGACTTGTCTATGTGAGCCTATGTGGTCTGGAGACGACTGCTCGAAag aattatGCGATTTGGATTGCGGTCCCCACGGGCATTGCGTTGACAATGCTTGCGACTGTTTGCCCGGATGGTCCGGCGAATTGTGTAATCTAAAGCAATGCGATCCTCGATGCAACGAACACGGCCAATGTAAAAACGGGACCTGTTTGTGCGTGACTGGTTGGAATGGAAAACACTGCACCATGGAAGGTTGCCCGAATTCCTGCTCTGGACACGGACAATGTAGAGTCGGCAACGATGGTCAATGGGAATGCAGGTGCTACGATGGCTGGGATGGCAAGGACTGCAACGTACTTCTTGAACAGAACTGCAATGACGGAAGAGACAACGACAAAG ACGGTCTCATCGATTGTGCGGATCCGGAATGTTGCTCGAATCATATATGTCGTAGCAGCCAACTTTGCGTGTCAGCACCGAAGCCGATCGATATACTTCTGCGAAAGCAGCCACCGGCCATCACCGCTTCCTTCTTCGAGaggatgaaatttttaatcgacgaaGGCAGTCTTCAAAATTACGCGCGTCAAGAAACCTTCAACGAGAG TCGATCGGCTGTTGTCCGTGGCCGCGTTGTCACGCATCTTGGCACCGGTCTGATGGGAGTGCGAGTCAGTACCAGCACACCCCTGGAAGGCTTCACCTTGACGAGAGACGACGGCTGGTTCGATCTCCTGGTGAACGGCGGTGGCGCGGTCACTTTACAATTTGGAAGATCGCCATTCAAACCGCAGAGCCACATTGTTTTTGTACCATGGAACGAG GTGGTAATAATCGATAAGATAGTCATGAGCACCGCAGAAGAGAAGCAAACAAGCCACATTCCATACGCTTGTGCAGCGCACGATTACGACCTGATGAAACCAGTGGTCCTGGCAACGTGGAAGCACGGATTCCAGGGAGCGTGCCCTGACAAAAGTGCTATTCTGGCCGAGTCCCAAGTTATACAAGAAAGCCTGCAAATACCTGGCACGGGCCTCAATCTCGTTTACCATAGCTCCAGAGCAGCCGGCTATCTCTCCACCATACAGCTGCAGTTGACTCCAGAAGTCATACCTCCAACCCTTAATCTAATTCATCTGAGAATCACAATCGAAGGAATTCTGTTCGAGAAAACCTTCGAAGCAGACCCAGTGATAAAATTCACTTATGCTTGGAATCGACTGAACGTGTATAGACAACGCGTTTATGGTGTCACCACTGCTATGGTGAAAGTTGGATACGAGTATAATGATTGCAAAGATATTATTTGGGATGTTCAAACGACGAAACTGAGTGGCCATGACATGTCTATTTCTGAAGTTGGAGGCTGGAATTTGGATATCCATCATAGATACAATTTCCACGAGGGGATTCTTCAGAAAGGAGATGgctcgaatatttatttgaagcaGAAGCCTAGAGTGATTTTGACCACTATGGGCGATGGACACCAGAGGTCTCTGGATTGCTATGATTGCGATAGACAAGCAGAAGCTTCTAACCAGAGGCTTCTTGCACCCGTTGCTCTTGCAACTGCTTCTGATGGATCTATCTTTGTTGGGGACTTCAATCTTGTCAGAAAGATTCTTGTCGATGGCACTGTTAGAACTGTTGTTCGGCTCAA TGCAACAAGGGTATCCTACCGTTACCACATAGCCCTCAGCCCTCTAGACGGCTCCCTCTACATTTCTGACCCAGAATCACACCAAATTATTCGTGTGCGCGACACCAACGATTACTCTGAGCCCGATCACAACTGGGAAACAGTCGTCGGCTCTGGAGAACGTTGTCTTCCTGGCGACGAAGCTCATTGTGGCGACGGTGCTCTGGCCAGAGACGCCAAACTTGCCTATCCCAAAGGAGTAGCAGTCTCTGCAGACAACGTGCTCTATTTCGCCGATGGAACTAACATCAGAATGGTCGACAGAGATGGTATAATCACCACAGTAATTGGAAATCACATGCACAAGTCACACTGGAAGCCAATTCCTTGTGAAGGTACTTTAAACGTGGAAGAAGTTCATCTTCGTTGGCCTACAGAATTAGCAATCAATCCCCTGGACAACTCGTTACACATGATAGATGATCATATGGTGCTTCAATTGGCTCCTGATGGTCGTGTCAAGGTCGTTGCTGGACGTCCTCTTCACTGTGCTTCTCCATCTTCATCGTTTGACACTGAACTAGCTACACATGCAACCTTGGTGATGCCTCAGAGCATTGCATTTGGCCCTTCAGGAAATCTATATATAGCAGAAAGTGATTCTCAAAGGATTAATCGTGTGAGAGTGATTGGTACAGATGGTAAAATTTCACCATATGCTGGAGCGGAATCCAAGTGTAATTGTTTGGAACGTGGTTGtgattgtttcgacgctgacCATTATCTTGCTTCCACTTCGAAGTTTAATACGATATCTGCAGTTGCCGTTTCTCCTGATGGAGTGGTTCATATTGGTGATCAAGCGAATTACAGGATTCGATCCGTGATGGCCAGCATTCCTGATGCTAGTGGCGCTAGAGAGTATGAGATTTATTCTCCAGACACTCAAGAAATCTATGTATTCAATAGATTTGGTCAACATGTTGCTACCAAGAACATACTCACTGGAGAGATTGTTTATCAGTTTACTTATAATGTAAATACTAGCAATGGAAAGCTTAGCACTGTCACAGATGCAGCTGGGAATAAAGTATTCTTGTTAAGAGACTACAGTAGCCAGGTGAACTCCATTGAGAACACTAAGGGACAGAAGTGCAGGCTGAGGATGTCTAGAATGAAGATGTTGCACGAATTGAGCACTCCAGACAATTATAATGTAACTTTCGATTACCATGGACCCACTGGTTTATTGAAAACCAAATTAGACAGCACAGGAAGGAGTTATGTGTACAATTATGATGAATTTGGCAGACTCACTTCTGCAGTCACTCCAACAGGCGAAGTAATCAGTCTGACTTTCGATCTAAGTTTGAAAGGAGCAGTTGTGAAGGTTGGACAGAATAATAGGAAACCAATCTCAATGCTCATCAAAGGATCGTCTGTGGTTACGAAGGTTGGAGAGGCTGAGCAGAGAACAACAGTTCTTTCTGATGGTTCAGTGGGTCAGGTCACACCATGGGCTCACACTGTCAGTACAGATACCTTACCATACTCAGTATTAGCGGAAATAGAACCATTGTTAGGTGAAAGCTACCCAGTTCCTGCTAAGCAGAGAACAGAGATCGCTGGGGATTTAGCAAACAGATTCGAATGGCGATACTTTCTTAGAAAGTTTCAAGGGAATAAATATAGAAGCGAATCGAAGACTGTGGCACAAGTTGGTAGAAAGCTCCGCATCAACGGGGACATTTTATTGTCTCTTGAATATGATAGAGAAACTAACAGCGTGGCAGTGTTCATGGATGATGATGCGGAGCTTCTAAATGTCACCTATGACAGAACGGCGAGACCAGTTAAATGGGGACCcagaaatggaattttctcCGGTGTAGAACTTGAATATGATCGGTTTAGTAGATTGACAAGCTGGACCTGGGGAGATATCAGTGAAACCTATGGCTTTGATAGGGCTGGAAGATTgtacgaaattaaatatagtGATGGAACATCCATGGTGTATGCATTTAAAGACATGTTCAGTAGTCTTCCACTGAAAGTAACTACACCAAGAGGAAGTGATTATTTGTTGCAATATGATGAAGCTGGAGCACTGCAGTCGTTAACTACTCCTAGAGGACATATTCATGCGTTCTCACTACAGACTTCTCTTGGGTTCTATAAATATCAGTACTATTCGCCGATGAACAGACATCCGTACGAGATTTTGTATAATGATGATGGACAGATCCTGGCCAAAGTGTACCCGCATCAGAGTGGCAAGGTTGCTTACGTTTATGATCATACTGGGAAGCTGGAAACTACTCTTGCTG GACTGTCTTCGATCCACTACACGTATCAAGAAACCACGAGCCTGGTCCATAGCATCGACATTAACGAACCCAATTTCGAGATGCGTATAGAGTACAAATATCACGCAGGAATCGTTAAAGATGAAAAGATCAAATTCGGTAGCAAGAGTGGCTTGGACAACGCACGCTATCGTTACCAATACGATGGCAATGCCAGGATATCCGGTATCGAAGTTGACATCAACGGCAAACAACTTCCACAATTACGTCTGAAATACAACCAAAACCTGGGAATATTGGAAGGCGTAGGAGATCTCagaatatatagaaatctCTTTAACAGATCTGTAATGCAAGATAGTAGCAAACAATTCTTCACCGTCACTGATTATGACGAGCATGGTCGAGTTAAAACAGTTTTGATGAACATTAGATCATTGGATGTGTTTAGAATGGAACTCGAATATGATAACCGAAATCGTATAAAGATGAGGAAATTGTCTATTGGAAAAGATGCCATGGAGAAGAAAGAATGGACAAAGATGGAGAagataacttataacgctgaCGGACATGTTTTAGAAGTTGCTGATACTGAGAATAATTGGCAATATGCTTATGATGAAAATGGTAATGTGATTGGAGTTACAGAACATAATGAGAAGATCGCATTAGGTTATGATAGTGGAGATCGGGTTGTTCAATACGGTGACGTTGAGTTTAACTCTTACGATGGACGAGGATTCGTTGTTATTCGAGGAGAGCACAAGTATAG ATATAATTCACGCGGTCAACTGATCCACGCTTCCGAGCATAAGAAGTTCCAGATCTGGTACTTCTACGACGACCGTGGCCGATTGGTCGCCTGGAATGACGACCGCGAGAACATCACGCAGTTCTTCTATGCGAATCCAAAGACGCCGGATTTGATCACGCACATCCACTTCCCGAAGTCCTCGAAAACCTTCCGATTCCTCTACGACTCCCGCAATTTCCTCATGACAGTGGAGACATCAGAGCAAAGATTCTACGTTGCAACAGATCAAAATGGCTCTCCTCTAGCACTCTTTGATACCAATGGAAACCTGATAAAGGAGATGAGACGTACACCATTTGGAAAAATCATCAAGGACACCAATCCAGACTTCTACTTGCCCATAGACTTCCACGGTGGTCTCCTGGATCCAAACACTAAATTAGTTTACCTAAACAAGCGCTTGTACGACCCGACTGTTGGCCAGTGGATGACACCAGCGTGGGAACAAATGGCCAACGAACTCACCACTCCAACCGACATTTTCATCTATCGTTTCCGTAATAATGatccaattaatttcaaacaGAATGTGGAATACATGACTGATCTGGCTAGTTGGCTGAAGCTATATGGCTACGATATTTCTGCAATGCTTGGTTCCGAGTACATGAAACAAATGGTGTACCAACCTAGCGCAACCATCACATCACCTCAATTAACTCCAGACTTTGGTGTCATGTCTGGTTTACAGTGCATTGTGAATCGCGTACATGAAAAGTTCTCAGATCTAGGTTTCGTCCCTAAGCCATTACTCAAGCTGGAACCAAAGACAAGGAACCTTCTTCCCAGAGTGGCTCATCGTCGCGCCGTCTTTGGAGAAGGTATCCTAGTTTCCCGTGTCGGTGGAAGATCACTTGTCAGTGTAGTAGACGGTGTGAACAGCGTAGTCCAGGATGTAGTGACATCCGTGTTCAACAACTCATACTTCTTACCTCTACACTTCAGTGTCCACGATCAAGACGTGTTCTACTTTGTGAAAGACAATGCACTGAAAATTCGTGATGACATGGAGGAACTTCGTCGTCTAGGTGGCATGTTCAACGTCTCAACTCATGAAACTACCGAACACGGTGCAGGTACCTGGAAAGAACTGAGATTACACAATCCAGACGCTGCTGTGGTGATCAAGTACGGAGCTGATCCCGAACAAGAGAGACACAGAATATTAAAACACGCTCATAAACGAGCAGTAGAAAGAGCTTGGGAGATAGAAAAGCAATTGGTTATGGCTGGTTTCCAAGGAAGAGGCGACTGGtctaaagaagaaaaagatgaacTAATTAGTCGAGGCACGGTTAGTGGCTACGAAGGTGTGGACATTCATAGTGTGCATAGATATCCACAATTAGCTGACGATCCTGGTAATGTAGCGTTCACGAGAGATACcaaaaggaaacgaagaaagagtgGAAACAGGCGTAACAGAATCCACAGGCATGACTCGTGA